One window of Nostoc sp. C052 genomic DNA carries:
- the bchH gene encoding magnesium chelatase subunit H, producing the protein MKRIVLVAGFESFNADLYRKAAFLANSRCPELDIRVFSDRDLTSQRAEVEAALHGADVFFGSLLFDYDQVVWLRDRISQIPIRLVFESALELMSLTKLGDFAIGDKPKGMPKPVKFILDKFSNGREEDKLAGYISFLKIGPKLLKYVPVQKVQDLRNWLIIYGYWNAGGSENVASLFWTLAEKYLSLKVGDIPPLVETPNIGLLHPDYQGFFESPRKYLEWHKTHCRDAMNRVSTKPVIGILLYRKHVITKQPYIPQLIRSFEKAGLIPLPIFINGVEGHVAVRDLMTTDYEIQQRQLGNIETPSLSSEAVKVDAIVSTIGFPLVGGPAGSMEAGRQIEVAKRILTAKNVPYIVAAPLLIQDISSWTRQGIGGLQSVVLYALPELDGAIDTVPLGGLVGENIYLVPERVERLIGRVKTWVALRQKPASERKIAIILYGFPPGYGAVGTAALLNVPRSLLKFLHALKEQGYSVGDLPEDGEELIRWVKEADESFDDTKNIIPASVSARTLEKWLGYLQTSRIEKQWKSLTGTGIKTYGEEFQIGGVQLGNVWIGVQPPLGIQGDPMRLMFERDLTPHPQYAAYYKWLQNEFQADALVHFGMHGTVEWLPGSPLGNTGYSWSDILLGNLPNLYIYAANNPSESMLAKRRGYGVLISHNVPPYGRAGLYKELVALRDLIAEYREDPQKNYVLKEGICKKIVDSGLDADCPFADAKRLGIAFTPENVRMFSGHAFDDYLVELYEYLQVLENRLFSSGLHTLGEKPSEEELEAYLEAYFGDEPRRREGREEERLIRDLLMQSTDELTNLLRGLNGEYIPPAPGGDLLRDGAGVLPTGRNIHALDPYRMPSPAAYERGREVGQKIIAQHLEEYGKYPETVAVMLWGLDAIKTKGESLGILLELVGAEPVKEGTGRVVRYELKPLAEVGHPRIDVLGNLSGIFRDSFVNIIELLDDLFQRAADADEPDDQNFIRRHALALKAQGVENASARLFSNPAGDFGSLVNDRVVDGNWESGEELGNTWQSRNVFSYGREDKGQARPEILNTLLKTSDRIVQEIDSVEYGLTDIQEYYANTGGLKKAAEKQGGKKVTTSFVESFSKDTTPRNLDDLLRMEYRTKLVNPKWAQAMANQGSGGAFEISQRMTALIGWGGTADFTDDWVYDQAADTYALDADMADKLRKANPEAFRNILGRMLEAHGRGFWEADGDKLDKLRQLYELTDEELEGVTV; encoded by the coding sequence ATGAAACGCATCGTCTTGGTTGCTGGGTTTGAATCGTTCAACGCGGACTTGTATAGAAAAGCAGCTTTTTTGGCTAACTCTCGCTGTCCAGAGTTGGATATTCGGGTATTTAGCGATCGCGATCTTACCAGTCAACGTGCTGAGGTAGAAGCAGCACTGCATGGCGCTGATGTGTTTTTCGGTAGCCTACTATTTGATTATGACCAGGTTGTGTGGTTGCGCGATCGCATTTCCCAAATTCCTATCCGTCTAGTCTTTGAGTCAGCCTTAGAATTGATGAGTTTAACCAAATTGGGTGACTTTGCCATTGGTGATAAACCCAAAGGAATGCCCAAACCAGTTAAATTCATCCTCGACAAATTTAGCAACGGACGAGAAGAAGACAAACTCGCTGGTTACATCAGCTTCTTAAAAATTGGCCCCAAACTACTGAAATACGTCCCAGTTCAAAAAGTCCAAGACTTACGCAACTGGTTAATTATCTATGGTTACTGGAATGCTGGCGGTTCAGAAAACGTCGCTTCATTATTCTGGACACTAGCAGAGAAATACTTAAGTTTAAAAGTCGGCGACATTCCCCCGCTAGTCGAAACCCCCAATATCGGATTACTCCACCCCGATTATCAAGGATTTTTTGAATCGCCCCGCAAATATTTAGAATGGCATAAAACCCATTGTAGAGACGCGATGAATCGCGTCTCTACAAAACCTGTTATTGGAATTCTCCTCTACCGAAAACACGTCATCACCAAACAACCCTACATTCCCCAACTAATTCGCAGTTTTGAAAAAGCCGGCTTAATTCCTTTACCCATTTTCATCAACGGCGTAGAAGGACACGTAGCAGTACGAGATTTAATGACAACTGACTATGAAATTCAGCAACGACAACTAGGTAATATAGAAACTCCCTCACTATCTAGTGAAGCAGTAAAAGTAGATGCGATCGTTTCCACAATTGGCTTTCCTCTGGTGGGTGGCCCAGCTGGTTCAATGGAAGCAGGCCGCCAAATAGAAGTAGCAAAGCGCATCCTCACTGCCAAAAATGTACCTTATATTGTTGCTGCACCACTATTAATTCAAGATATTTCCTCATGGACACGGCAAGGTATCGGCGGATTGCAAAGTGTAGTATTATACGCCTTACCAGAATTGGATGGGGCTATTGATACCGTTCCCCTTGGTGGTTTGGTGGGTGAAAATATTTATCTGGTTCCCGAACGGGTGGAGCGATTAATTGGTAGAGTAAAAACTTGGGTGGCTTTGCGGCAAAAACCTGCTTCGGAACGCAAAATTGCCATTATATTATATGGGTTCCCACCGGGCTATGGTGCTGTGGGGACGGCTGCATTATTAAATGTACCGCGTAGTTTGCTGAAGTTTCTCCACGCACTTAAAGAACAAGGTTATAGCGTCGGGGATTTACCAGAAGATGGCGAAGAATTGATTCGCTGGGTGAAAGAAGCGGATGAATCTTTTGATGATACAAAAAATATTATCCCCGCATCCGTTAGCGCCCGTACTCTAGAAAAATGGTTGGGATATCTGCAAACCTCCCGCATTGAAAAACAATGGAAATCTTTGACGGGAACTGGTATTAAAACTTATGGCGAGGAATTTCAGATTGGTGGTGTGCAATTAGGTAATGTGTGGATAGGTGTACAACCACCTTTGGGGATACAAGGCGACCCAATGCGTTTAATGTTTGAACGAGATTTAACGCCACATCCCCAATATGCTGCTTATTATAAATGGTTGCAAAATGAGTTTCAAGCTGATGCTTTAGTTCATTTTGGAATGCATGGGACGGTGGAATGGTTGCCTGGTTCTCCGTTGGGGAATACGGGTTATTCTTGGTCGGATATTTTGTTAGGAAATTTGCCTAATCTATATATATATGCGGCGAATAATCCGTCTGAGTCGATGTTGGCGAAACGTCGCGGTTATGGTGTGTTGATTTCTCATAATGTACCGCCTTATGGTCGGGCAGGTTTGTATAAGGAATTGGTGGCGTTGCGTGATTTGATTGCGGAGTATCGGGAAGATCCGCAGAAGAATTATGTTTTGAAGGAAGGGATTTGTAAGAAAATTGTGGACTCTGGGTTGGATGCCGATTGTCCGTTTGCGGATGCGAAGAGGTTGGGGATTGCGTTTACTCCTGAGAATGTGCGGATGTTTAGTGGTCATGCTTTTGATGATTATTTGGTTGAGTTGTATGAATATTTGCAGGTTTTAGAGAATCGGTTGTTTTCTTCGGGGTTGCATACTTTGGGGGAAAAGCCGAGTGAGGAGGAGTTAGAGGCGTATTTGGAGGCTTATTTTGGGGACGAACCGCGAAGGCGCGAAGGACGCGAAGAAGAAAGGCTAATAAGGGATTTGTTGATGCAATCTACGGATGAGTTGACGAATTTGTTAAGGGGGTTGAATGGGGAGTATATTCCGCCTGCGCCTGGGGGGGATTTGTTGAGGGATGGGGCTGGGGTTTTGCCAACTGGGAGAAATATTCATGCTTTAGATCCCTATCGGATGCCTTCGCCTGCGGCGTATGAACGGGGGCGGGAAGTTGGTCAAAAAATTATCGCGCAGCATTTGGAGGAATATGGGAAATATCCTGAAACGGTGGCGGTGATGCTTTGGGGGTTGGATGCGATTAAGACTAAAGGGGAATCTTTGGGGATTCTTTTGGAGTTGGTGGGGGCTGAACCTGTTAAGGAAGGAACTGGTAGGGTTGTTCGTTATGAGTTGAAGCCGTTGGCGGAGGTTGGACATCCTCGCATTGATGTGTTGGGTAATTTGTCTGGGATTTTCCGGGATAGTTTTGTAAATATTATCGAATTGTTGGATGATTTATTTCAACGGGCGGCTGATGCTGATGAACCGGATGATCAGAATTTTATTAGAAGACATGCTTTAGCTTTGAAAGCCCAAGGTGTGGAAAATGCATCGGCGAGATTGTTTTCTAATCCGGCGGGTGATTTTGGTTCTTTGGTGAATGATCGGGTGGTTGATGGTAACTGGGAATCTGGTGAGGAGTTGGGGAATACTTGGCAAAGTCGCAATGTGTTTAGCTACGGGAGAGAAGATAAAGGTCAGGCTAGACCGGAAATTTTGAATACTTTGTTAAAAACTAGCGATCGCATTGTTCAAGAAATCGATTCGGTAGAATATGGTTTAACTGATATTCAAGAATATTATGCCAATACGGGCGGTTTGAAAAAGGCGGCAGAAAAGCAAGGCGGTAAGAAGGTTACAACTAGCTTTGTGGAAAGTTTCTCGAAGGATACCACACCGCGCAATTTAGATGATTTGTTGCGAATGGAGTACCGCACCAAGTTGGTAAATCCCAAATGGGCGCAAGCGATGGCGAATCAAGGTTCTGGTGGTGCTTTTGAAATTTCCCAACGGATGACGGCGTTGATTGGTTGGGGTGGTACTGCCGATTTTACCGATGATTGGGTTTATGACCAAGCGGCTGATACTTATGCCTTAGATGCAGATATGGCGGATAAATTACGGAAGGCAAATCCTGAAGCTTTTCGCAATATTTTAGGCAGAATGTTGGAAGCGCATGGGCGGGGTTTCTGGGAAGCTGATGGTGATAAGTTAGATAAATTGCGGCAATTATATGAGTTGACAGATGAAGAGTTGGAGGGAGTGACAGTTTAG
- a CDS encoding hydantoinase/oxoprolinase family protein: MLKVFADRGGTFTDIVAVTNNQAIIDRLLKYPERFLIVTLPNQQWIIVYKLLSENPEQYQDAAIQGIRDIIGIANNEPIPTEAVEVVKMGTTVATNALLERKGDGVLLLITKGFKDALRIGYQNRPNIFARHIILPTMLYEQVIEIDERYDANGNELIPINIEQVKSDLQAVYHTGIRSCAIVFMHSDRYPEHEKQIAQLVLKIGFTQISVSHQVSPLMKLISRGNTTVVDAYLTPILRRYVNQVASQLPGVKLMFMKSDGGLVTAEQFQGKDSILSGPAGGIVGAVQTSKRAGFELVITFDMGGTSTDVAHFKGEYERQLDSEIAGARMRVPVLAINTIAAGGGSVLFFDGSSYRVGPKSAGSNPGPACYRRGGPLAVTDANVMLGKIHPQYFPSVFGIDGNLPLDKDIVIQKFTQLTQDIQAATLNDCTPEQVAAGFIAIAVENMANAIKKISLQRGYDVTQYVLCCFGGAGGQVACLIANTLGMKKIFLHPYAGVLSAYGMGLADVRAIREGGVEQPLNQALIPQLQQLMAYLETQARSEIDETLSQVEVIQKANLKYEGTNSTLTVNFANDVAIMRQEFETEHQSRYGFIQLEKNLIIESTSVEVIQKMDTPEEPSIIRTRPLDKDPVSVETVRMFTADRWYYTPVYRREDLQPEDIINGPAIVVEKISTIVVEPNWQSRLTIQNHLILERKY, translated from the coding sequence ATGTTAAAGGTTTTTGCTGACCGTGGTGGCACATTCACAGATATTGTTGCTGTTACTAATAATCAAGCAATTATAGATAGACTCTTAAAATATCCTGAGCGTTTTTTAATTGTGACTCTGCCCAATCAGCAATGGATTATAGTCTATAAACTACTTTCAGAAAATCCCGAACAATATCAAGATGCAGCTATTCAAGGTATTCGGGATATTATCGGTATTGCTAATAATGAACCTATTCCAACTGAAGCGGTAGAAGTTGTAAAAATGGGGACAACAGTAGCTACAAATGCACTGTTAGAAAGGAAAGGCGATGGCGTTCTTCTTCTCATTACCAAAGGCTTTAAAGATGCGCTAAGAATTGGCTACCAAAACCGTCCTAACATCTTTGCCCGTCATATTATTTTACCAACAATGCTTTATGAACAGGTAATTGAAATAGATGAAAGGTATGATGCTAATGGAAATGAATTAATACCAATAAATATTGAACAAGTCAAAAGCGACTTACAAGCAGTTTACCATACAGGAATTCGGAGTTGTGCTATTGTTTTTATGCACAGTGATCGCTATCCTGAACACGAAAAACAAATAGCCCAACTCGTCTTAAAAATTGGCTTTACTCAAATATCCGTATCCCATCAAGTTAGTCCCTTAATGAAGTTGATTAGCCGAGGAAATACAACCGTAGTCGATGCTTATTTAACTCCTATTCTGCGTCGTTACGTCAACCAAGTAGCGAGTCAGTTACCTGGAGTCAAACTAATGTTCATGAAATCGGATGGCGGTTTAGTTACAGCCGAGCAATTTCAAGGAAAAGATAGTATTTTAAGTGGCCCGGCTGGCGGTATTGTTGGCGCAGTTCAAACTAGTAAAAGGGCAGGTTTCGAGTTAGTTATTACCTTTGATATGGGAGGGACGAGTACAGATGTTGCCCATTTTAAAGGAGAGTATGAACGACAACTAGATTCAGAAATAGCTGGGGCGCGGATGCGAGTTCCTGTATTAGCAATTAATACCATTGCTGCTGGAGGTGGTTCAGTTCTCTTTTTTGATGGTTCTAGTTATCGTGTTGGCCCTAAATCTGCCGGTTCAAATCCTGGGCCTGCTTGTTATCGACGTGGTGGCCCATTAGCGGTTACTGATGCCAATGTGATGTTAGGTAAAATTCACCCACAATATTTTCCCTCAGTTTTTGGCATTGATGGCAATTTACCTTTAGATAAAGATATTGTTATTCAAAAATTTACCCAATTAACCCAAGACATTCAAGCCGCTACATTAAATGATTGTACTCCCGAACAAGTAGCCGCAGGGTTTATTGCGATCGCAGTGGAAAATATGGCGAATGCAATTAAAAAAATTAGTCTGCAACGCGGTTATGATGTTACCCAATATGTGCTTTGTTGTTTTGGCGGTGCTGGTGGGCAAGTTGCTTGTTTAATTGCCAATACTTTGGGAATGAAAAAGATATTTCTACATCCTTATGCTGGCGTTCTCTCTGCTTATGGAATGGGATTAGCTGATGTCCGGGCAATTAGAGAAGGAGGAGTTGAACAACCTTTAAATCAAGCATTAATTCCTCAATTACAGCAGTTAATGGCATATTTGGAAACTCAAGCTAGAAGTGAAATAGATGAGACACTGAGTCAAGTAGAAGTAATCCAAAAAGCTAATTTAAAATATGAGGGTACTAACTCTACATTGACAGTTAATTTTGCCAATGATGTAGCAATTATGCGACAAGAATTTGAGACTGAACATCAATCTCGTTATGGTTTTATTCAATTAGAGAAAAACTTAATTATTGAATCCACTTCAGTGGAAGTAATTCAGAAAATGGATACTCCTGAAGAACCTTCAATTATTCGTACTCGCCCTTTAGATAAAGATCCCGTATCTGTTGAGACAGTAAGGATGTTTACTGCTGATAGATGGTACTATACTCCTGTTTATCGACGGGAAGATTTACAACCGGAAGATATTATTAATGGCCCTGCGATCGTTGTGGAAAAAATTAGCACAATTGTAGTTGAGCCTAACTGGCAATCGAGATTAACTATACAAAACCATCTAATTTTAGAGCGCAAATATTGA
- a CDS encoding type II toxin-antitoxin system HicB family antitoxin — MENSFTAVFEKIDDWYIGYVQELPGANVQERTLEKARESLREAIELILISNWELKICKNLDISAP; from the coding sequence ATGGAAAATTCTTTTACTGCTGTATTTGAAAAGATAGATGATTGGTATATCGGCTACGTCCAGGAGTTACCCGGTGCTAATGTCCAAGAGAGAACTTTGGAAAAAGCTAGAGAAAGTCTACGGGAAGCGATAGAGTTGATTCTAATATCAAATTGGGAACTTAAAATTTGCAAAAATTTGGATATATCCGCACCATAG